The region ttctcaagagttgagaatttgagataatattattggtgattaattcataaatgctctcaatcggaggatcatcatggggacgatgattgatccggtaagattgatgtgtgtgTCGCTTCCCTTTTTGGGATGACAAATCTCAAGgcatcagtgtggggacactggagcgaacatgcaggtggttgttggagaacaatggtactgagcgtgactaactacgaacagttacatggatgtctactcattcgtcagtaactggttcgatgttgcagtggtacaactgatccttagacctgcgacaccacggccattcaatatgaggctactgtagtttgactatgcaataaactctgatcctagccatgggtcttagtagtatatgttggctgcagtcggtTTATATCAAgaatgggtgtgtgtttataggggatctgtcgctctcggtagagagataattagttctatgctatttgtacggcaaagctcagaaatcctcggccggggtaatatggtgtatggaaagatgtttccaagagtaaccataagagcttctgtctgatcaaatttgtcatatgacgggtgatggggtttgacgaatattccatgacctccactcagttggaactatgcgatagaaggattgtattgtacggtaactgcacctagaggttcagtccgatattcacttctgactggattgccactacatgctgctaggcgtcactggtggattgtgggaaccaatagaaataattattaataattaattattctattagggtagagtcaaaagagtttgagccatcgaaaggagtttcgatgatgatgtagatggagatcgcatcatatctcactaccagacagaattgaacctattaggtcacacacataagaaatcgcgcatgatcgatatttaggaaacgataaaagaagtttatcagatggattaattacaattataatatagttaaatactaaagtttactaatttattagtaaaaggactaatttgcaattgttgtaaattagaggtatttatgtgtaaaagttgcatggtgtatttactaatcgttagtaaataatatgaggacttatgtgtaaatgttacacacgaatcgaattagaattaggattcggaattcggttaatatcataaccaacttgtgggttaatggataatctaatcggaataggatttcgattaCGATTACGTTAggattttctcattataaaaatatgtcatatgacatattaaaataaaacgagaaaatttagcataaaaaaaaaaaagaaaaagaaaaccctagccgtcaatccTTTTTCTTCCTTAAGTCCTCCATAATAAATCCATCGGtttcgatcttcaaaagttgctagcacatctagaagattgattcatcttcctcaagtCGACGCAAGAGTTAATTCGTGATCGGATCACGGATTGAAGCGGTCGTCTAATTCGATCAAGGGCGTGATTTCGTGTGGACGCGAGTAGAGGCCGGGCGCGTGCGCGGCTAACCGAGGACGAACAAATTTTACCAACGATTGTCGACTTCGCAGTGATCTCGACCCACGcaaggtaaaataaaataatatagatcctatttgattagatcaattagatctattattaatgatctaaaacgaaacacgaggtgatcttttggttttcaagaaaatttttaattctgttattttcttccgctgcgtacacatgatttttttacacatcgtgctcccttctgtagagatcggggaggctcaggaagctcggaacaaaaaccatccaaactaagccctatttcaggcttggccggagcaagcttgctccggccggcttccggtggcacggcggcgcgcgcgggagccagggatgggtgcgggggaggtaaggagtaccgtgctcacctcggttagcggcggagagcggcggcggcgacggcggagcaaaccgagcccgcaccaactagggctcgggttccacgggcaatggcggccacggcggccggTGGGAGGCTCAGGGGCGACGGAGAAGGGTAACAGGAAGCCGAAGGGGTGCCAGGAGTGCGGcctcgagcggcggcggcgcggggaagAAGCCGCGGGTTTGCCTCGGCCCGAGCGGGTCTGGGGCGGCCATGGCTGGCcgagacggcggcggcggcccgcagcggcggcggtgacCGGCGGGGAAGGTCGCCGAGGCTCCGGGGACGGCGGCGGGAGAGATCTCAGGCGGTGGTGGCGCGCGGGCAGCAGATGCAACCCAGCTCGGCCTGGGCTGTTTGCAGgctgcaggagcagcagcagcggcgctCTGGGCGGCGGTGGCCGGCGGGGAAGATTCCGACGAGGTCGGGGCGATGCTGGCAGGGTGCATGGAGGCAATGCAGCCTCGGCCAAGGCTCCAACCCGAGAAGAAcagagaggtagagagagaaatagagagagagatggagagggaggagatgTAGTTAACTCCGGCGGCCGGAGACGcacgccggcggccggggtacGTGCAGTTAGGGCAGGGGAGGTAGATGGAGTGGCAGGGGGTGCGGCTAtggtctagggttagggtttccattaGAAAACCCGCGATTACCTTTTATATACTTAGCTCCAAATTGCGGAAAAGACCCTCAAATTTCAGTATTTGACACTGAATCCttcacagcgcgtgtaaaatgcgagaatacccctccacgtgcgatctcacgcaaaatggtacataaaatattgcgacttttgcgaaattgccgttttgccaacaccgactctcctcgatcaacgtgtaATCTCCGCaaatccgtccgtcagatttgcgaacggattgcaccagtgcgatcagcacctcggagacaacaaagctacgattttggttcacctcgatcgaccacggattcgcgacgaaatccaccctttcattccaacagaatgaatgacacaaaaatacatataaaacatgtattttttggattttctcgaaattcgtgcatcaaactcaaaatccgtcaccgccattagttccagaacagctgaaccggtcgaaacgagctattggacagctaggaacggagtccgatacgcgccagaagccaacttcgcaccgtggcttctctggaaaaccgagttactattcactttaagtgcaacttggaaatcgcgtagaatctccgttttaactcgatttctcctgaaacttgacgagtgcttttgtaattaaattgcacacaaaaacatcgtcaactgagagtttacctacactgcaaaaatctcagtccttacaagcAAGGGGGTGCAATGAGTTGCTCTATTTTATGTGTCTAGTGGTACTACCTTCAGGTTGTAGCTATTAAATGCTCTTGGACATAGCTCTTGTtagcattcggttaaatcgaatcgggtacgcccataagcgggttcgatccgacggatattatgttatctaattggattagaattaatctcgctttcaaattggaaagttagttagagataaatcctagtcatattaggataacaattaataaccgatttggcttTATCTCCAACgccattaggattttggaattccttataaatatgcgggcgatcccacatagcGAAACATATACGGAAAGAAcagaaaaatagagagaaaccacatcctccattgacctattattctaagaggaacttgaacggtggatttgcgatcgtgctcgtttgtagttcgatccaccgcgagtttggaGCGTGAAAAGACATTCAAGGACGATCTGAGGACATGTGAATCAATCtaaacgatccgggctcatcgcgttctagcgcgaatcgcttccgcaaaaaggtacgaacgaatacttccgctgcgttctacatNNNNNNNNNNNNNNNNNNNNNNNNNNNNNNNNNNNNNNNNNNNNNNNNNNNNNNNNNNNNNNNNNNNNNNNNNNNNNNNNNNNNNNNNNNNNNNNNNNNNNNNNNNNNNNNNNNNNNNNNNNNNNNNNNNNNNNNNNNNNNNNNNNNNNNNNNNNNNNNNNNNNNNNNNNNNNNNNNNNNNNNNNNNNNNNNNNNNNNNNNNNNNNNNNNNNNNNNNNNNNNNNNNNNNNNNNNNNNNNNNNNNNNNNNNNNNNNNNNNNNNNNNNNNNNNNNNNNNNNNNNNNNNNNNNNNNNNNNNNNNNNNNNNNNNNNNNNNNNNNNNNNNNNNNNNNNNNNNNNNNNNNNNNNNNNNNNNNNNNNNNNNNNNNNNNNNNNNNNNNNNNNNNNNNNNNNNNNNNNNNNNCCCATGGGCGGCGCGCGCGGGCCAGCGGCGCGGGCCGACTGCGCAGCCCAG is a window of Ananas comosus cultivar F153 unplaced genomic scaffold, ASM154086v1, whole genome shotgun sequence DNA encoding:
- the LOC109705348 gene encoding atherin-like → MHPASIAPTSSESSPPATAAQSAAAAAPAACKQPRPSWVASAARAPPPPEISPAAVPGASATFPAGHRRRCGPPPPSRPAMAAPDPLGPRQTRGFFPAPPPLEAALLAPLRLPVTLLRRP